The DNA segment GGCGGACTATTGACGCTCGATTGGAACGAGGAGGGGCCGCGTCGCGCCATATTGATTGGCGAGCGTCTGCAGGTTGGGGGACCGCGCACCGGTTTCGCCCGGCGCGTTGAACAATACCTTCGCGACGAAGCGCGCCGACGGCTCTCCGCCGAGACGCAGCGGATCGCGGAGACTGCTGGAGTCAGCGTTCGGTCGGTGTCGATCGGCGACGCCGCCAGCCGCTGGGGCAGCTGCTCCTCGAGCGGGGCGATCCGTTACAATTGGCGCCTGGTGCTGGCTCCGCCGCATCTGCTCCGCTGGGTCGTCGCGCATGAGGTCGCGCACCGGCTGCACATGGACCATGGGCCCGCTTTTCACGCGCTGGAGGCGCAGTTATACAAGGGCGATGTCGCCGACGCGCGTCAGGAATTGCGGCGGCTAGGGCCGCGGTTGAAGCGGGTCGGCCGGCTGCTCTGAGGGCTGGCGCGGCGGCGGTACGCGCTGGGCCGGCCCGGGCGCGGGCGGCCGCTGGGTGGGTGCTGGTGGCGGCGGACGGTTTTCCGGATTGCGGCGTAGAACCTCGTCCAGCCATTGCTGGTCGACCGGCGCCGGGTCGCGTTGGGGTCCAAGCGGGTCGGCCGGGCCAATTGGGCCTGTCCCAACAGGGTTGCCATTCTCATCGACCATTGGCGGCAATTCCTCGAGCGCGTAACCCCAGCTTTCCTCGTCGCGCTCAAGTTGCCAGTCCGGCAATGGCGCGCGGGTTTCAAATTGCTCGACCGGCCGTTTGGCTACCGCAATCTTCATGAAATCGGCAAAGGCCCGAGCCGGGGCGGTGCCGCCCTGTAACCCGCTGACCGCCCGTGCATCGTCACGGCCCATCCACACACCGGTGGTGAGGCCGCTGGAAAAGCCGATGAACCAGCCGTCCTTGTTCGAAGACGTCGTCCCGGTCTTGCCGGCAACGGGGCGACCGATCGCGGCGGCCCTGCCAGTACCCGACAGCACTGCCGACTGAAGCATGTCGGTCATGCCGGCCGCGACCCATGGCGCGACCAGCACGCGCTGCTCGTCGGGCTGATGCTGGTAGAGCAGCCGCCCATTGGAAGTGACGACCCGGCGGATCGCGTAAGGGGTAATACTGACCCCCCGATTCTGTATCGAGGCAAAGGCCCGGGTCATGTCGATTAGCCGCACTTCGCTGGTGCCAAGGACCATCGAGGGATAGGTCGAGATCTTTCCGGAAATGCCGAACCGCCGCCCCATGTCGGCAATGGTGCCGAAGCCCAGCGCATCGCCAATCTTGGCGCTGATCGTGTTGATCGACCGGGAAAAGGCTTCGCGCAGGCTGATCGGTCCCAGGTTGGTCCGGGTCGAGTTGCGAGGTGTCCAGCCGCCGATGGTCACCGGCTCGTCGACCACCGTGTCGCTCGGCTTCATTCCAGATTCCAGCGCGGCGAGATAGACGAAGATCTTCCAAGCGGAGCCAGGCTGGCGTTCGGCTTGGGTCGCACGATTATAGATCGAATCGACATAATCGCGCCCGCCGATCATCGCCCGGACAGCGCCGTCGCGGTCCATCGCCACGAGCGCGCCCTGCGTGCCGGCCGGGACATGGGCGTTGACCGCGCGATTGGCCGCGGCCTGCATGCCCGGGTCGAGCGTGGTGAAAACGTCGATCGGATCGCTGGTCTCGTCAATCAGCATGTCGAGCTGCGGCAGGGCCCAGTCCGTGAAATAGCGCACGCTATTCTGTTTCGGTCCCGGCTGGACCTTGATGACCGCGGGATCGACCGCGCCAGCCTGGGATGCCGGAAGGAAGCCATTGTCGACCAGGGAATTGAGCACCACGCCGGCGCGGCCGCGCGCGGCCTCGACATCAGCGGTCGGGGAGTAATTGGAAGGCGCTTTGACGAGGCCGGCGATGATCGCGGCCTCGCCAAGGCTCAGTCGTTCGGCGCCGTGGCCGAAAAAGGTCCGGCTGGCCGCGTCGATCCCATAAGCCCCGCCGCCGAAATATACGCGATTGAGATAGAGTTCGAGAATCTGGTCCTTGCTGAACTTGCGCTCGATCGCCAGCGCCAGGACAGCCTCCTTGATCTTGCGGCCAAAGGTGCGGCTGTTGGTAAGGAAGATGTTGCGGGCGAGCTGCTGGGTGATGGTCGAGCCGCCTTGCCGCCAGCTGCCGCTTTCCAGTCGCACCTTGACCGACCTGGCCATGCCGATCGGATCGACGCCGAAGTGGCTCCGAAAACGCCGGTCCTCGACCGCGATCATTGCCGCGCGCATCGTCGGGGGAATTTCATCATAGGAAAGCCAGCGGCCGAAACTGGGGCCGAGCGATACCAGCAGCGTTCCATCGGCGGCACGAACGCGGACCATCTGGCCAAGGTCCGATCGCTTCGACAATTGCTGATAATCGGGCAACGAGGCCATCGCCACGGCGACCGCAATGACCAGGCCGACCAGACCGATGAACGCCAGGCCAAGCCCCCACTTCATGGCGAGGATCAGCTGTTGCTTGAAATTGGACGGTTGGGATCGGGCCATGGACGCATCTTCCCTATTGGCAAGCGACGGGTCCGACAAGGAGCAGCGCGGCCGAGGTCGGCGAACCGAAGTCTCGGCCCTTCACGGTGAAGCGCTCATTAACCTTGTTTCAATCCCCTCGGCATAGCGTCGCCGACATGGGCCAAACCGCCGCCCTTCTTTACCTGCTCAGCCTGCTGGGCCCGACCGTTCCTGCACCGGCGCAGGATGCGGGTGCGCCGTGTCGCCTATGCGCAACGGGCGACAAGAATAGCCCCGACGCCCGTGCGGCACCGGTCCACCTCGACGTTCAGGCCCGACTCGACTTTGATCGACTGATCGTCTCAGGCAATGGCGAAGGAAGCGCGCACCTCGGGCCCAGCGGGGAGCGGAGTGTCAGTGGTTCAGTCGAAGCGATAGGAGCCCGGGCGATGGTTGGCGAGGTCGCGATCCGCGGTGAGCCCGGCCGGTTGATCCGCATTTCCCTGCCCAGTGCGATCGAGCTTCACGGTTTTACTGGTGGCCGAATCCGGCTTGAATCGATTCGCTCGGACCTGCCAGCGACCCCCCGGCTCGATTCTGCCGGCCGTTTGACGTTTCGATTCGGTGGCGTGATTCGCGTCACGGGTGACACTGACGGCCAGTTCCGCGGCGATATTCCTATCGACGTGGATTATTTTTGATTCCTCTGCACCGTCGATACATCCGTAATGGCGCAATAATTAACGCGCTGGAAACCATAGTGCGGAGCAAAGCGGAAAGCCGTCACGGTTAATTGCATCCTCACCAAGTAGCGGCGACCCCAATAGGCCCGCCGTCACGCCTGGAACTAAAGTGGGGATTTGAACATGACGAACTTTGCTCGATTCGCGGTGGTCGCCGCCGCAACTGCCCTCTTCGCCACTCCGGCTGCTGCTGCTCCCGTGGGGGCCAGCCCGAAGGCCAAGGCCTCGGCCCGGATTGTCCGGCCGCTAACCTTGACCGCTACCCGCGACCTCGATTTCGGAACGATCGTCGTCGGTTCAATTCCTGGCGCCCAGACCGTTTCGGTCAGCCAGGCCGGCGTCCTGACCTGTGGCACCAGCGGCCTGACTTGCTCGGGCACGGTATCGTCGGCGCAGTATAATGTGACCGGAACCAACAACATGCAGGTCAACATCACCGCGACCGCCTCGAACCTTACCAACACGACCTCGGGCGGCAGCGAAACGCTGGCGTTCAGCCCGAATGCCCCGGCTAGCGTCACGCTGACTAACTCGGGCGCTCCGGGCAACAATTTCACCGTCGGTGGATCGATCGTCATCGGCACCGCCACGGTGGACGGCCTTTATTCCGGGGACATCGAAGTCACCGTCGATTATTGAGCTGTGGACGATGCCTCCCGGATCTTACCCGGGTTGCATGGGAAGGCCGCCGAGCGATCGGCGGCCTTTTCCTGTCAGCCGTCGCAACGCATGGTTAGCCGAATAATAACCATTTCGGACGCATCATCCTCCGAACACATTGGAGGGTTTCATGCTTCGTTTGCTTTCCGGCCGCTTGGCCACACTTTGTCTGCTCGCCCCAACGCTGTTGGTCGCCGCGCCCGCGGCGCAGGCTGGCGTCGGCGACCTGCTGGTTGCCCCGACCCGGATCGTCCTTGACGGCCGCCGCGGGACTGAAGTGATCCTCAACAATATTGGCGACGACGTTGCCACCTACCGAGTGTCGGTCGAGCTTCGCCGAATGAACGCGGAAGGCCGACTGGTCGATGTCACCGATGCGACCGAAGCGGAAAAGATTGCGCAGGAGATGATCCTCTATGCGCCCAAGCGGATCACACTGCCGCCCAATCAGCCTCAAGCGATTCGCCTGTCGGCCCGCGCTCCCCAAGGCCTCGCGGACGGCGAATATCGCGCCCATTTGCTGTTCCGCGCCGTTCCCCCGCCGCGCCCGGCCGCCGATCCCGCAGCCAAGGTCGAAGGCGTCGCCTTCCAGCTGACTCCCATTTACGGCGTTACCATCCCGGTCATCGTCCGGCTGGGCAGGCTTGAGGCGGTGGCCGGCATCAGCAACGTCCGCAAGGTCGAGGACCAGGGCAAGCCCGCGGTCGCGCTCGACCTTAGCAGGACGGGCCAGCGCTCCACTTTCGGGGAAATTCGCGTCATGAAAGCCGGCGTCACCGACCCGATTGCGGTCGTGCGGGGCATCGCCGTTTATACTGAAGTCGGTCAGCGCTCGGTCACGGTGCCGATCGACCCGGCCCATGCGGCCGCAGCCATCGGGCAGGTTACCGTTCAATATGTCGAACCGACAGACAGCGGGCCGGTGACGATCGCCGAGACCACCGCAGTGCTGCGCTAACGGCGGTAAGGGCGGGAGAAGGAATCTTGGCGGCGCCAAACCGCTGGTTTCGCGGTGCTTTTGCGTCGTGGGCGCTGGCTGTTGCCGGCGCCGTCGCCGCATGGGCTGCCACTCCCGTCGACACGCGCTGGACCGCGCATGCCGACGAACAATTTCTTCTCGACGTCAACATTCGCCAGCTCCGCTTGGGCGACGGCGTGCGGGCCTACCAGACGCCCGAGGGCACCTGCGTGGTGTTCGGCGATTTCCTGACCACGCTCGACGTGCCGATGAAAATCGATCTTGGCGCGAAGTCTGCATCGGGCTGGGCGTTTCGCGAGGAGAATCGCATTGCGATCGACCTCGTCGCTGGCAAGGTCCGATACGGCGACAAGCAAGAGGGAATCGAAGCCGGTCAAATCCGCGAAACGCCCGAGGGCTGGTGTATCAATACCGAAGCGCTTGGCCGCTGGTTCGGACTTGGCGTCAAGCCGGTCACCGCGGGCTCGCTGCTCCTGCTTGAATCCGAAGCGAAACTTCCGGTCGAACTCGCTCGCGAGCGCGAACAGCGCGCAGCGCGGATCCGGCCCGCGGCGATGCCGCTCGAGAATCTGCCTAAGGTCAAGCTGCCCTACCGGATGTGGCGTGCACCGGCGCTGGACTTCATCGTCAGCGCCGGGGTCACCTACCAAGCCACGACCGGGCTGAAAGTCGACCGCCGGGCATCGGTGATCGCCGCTGGCGAGCTGGCGCGGCTTTCCTACGATGCCACGCTGGCGACCGATGCTCAGGGAAAACCCCAGTCGCTGCGCTTTCGCGCGTTTCGTTCAGAGCCCGACGGTGGTCTGCTAGGCCCGCTCAACGCCACCCACTTCGCGGTCGGCGACGTACAGGGACTGGCGAGCCGCCTAATTGGCAGCGGCAGCGGTCGGGGCGCGGAAGTTACCAATCGCCCGCTGTTCAACCCTGCGACCTTCGACCGTACCCGGTTCGAAGGAGACTTGCCGCCGGGATGGGATGCCGAGCTGTATCGCAATTCAGAATTACTCGCATTTAACCGCTCAGACGGGAGCGGGCGTTATAAGTTCGAGGACATCCCACTGATCTACGGCGACAACCGCTTCGAAATCATCCTCCACGGGCCCCAAGGGCAGCAGCGCAGTCGATTCGAGAGCGTCAATG comes from the Sphingomonas xanthus genome and includes:
- a CDS encoding transglycosylase domain-containing protein, giving the protein MARSQPSNFKQQLILAMKWGLGLAFIGLVGLVIAVAVAMASLPDYQQLSKRSDLGQMVRVRAADGTLLVSLGPSFGRWLSYDEIPPTMRAAMIAVEDRRFRSHFGVDPIGMARSVKVRLESGSWRQGGSTITQQLARNIFLTNSRTFGRKIKEAVLALAIERKFSKDQILELYLNRVYFGGGAYGIDAASRTFFGHGAERLSLGEAAIIAGLVKAPSNYSPTADVEAARGRAGVVLNSLVDNGFLPASQAGAVDPAVIKVQPGPKQNSVRYFTDWALPQLDMLIDETSDPIDVFTTLDPGMQAAANRAVNAHVPAGTQGALVAMDRDGAVRAMIGGRDYVDSIYNRATQAERQPGSAWKIFVYLAALESGMKPSDTVVDEPVTIGGWTPRNSTRTNLGPISLREAFSRSINTISAKIGDALGFGTIADMGRRFGISGKISTYPSMVLGTSEVRLIDMTRAFASIQNRGVSITPYAIRRVVTSNGRLLYQHQPDEQRVLVAPWVAAGMTDMLQSAVLSGTGRAAAIGRPVAGKTGTTSSNKDGWFIGFSSGLTTGVWMGRDDARAVSGLQGGTAPARAFADFMKIAVAKRPVEQFETRAPLPDWQLERDEESWGYALEELPPMVDENGNPVGTGPIGPADPLGPQRDPAPVDQQWLDEVLRRNPENRPPPPAPTQRPPAPGPAQRVPPPRQPSEQPADPLQPRP
- a CDS encoding DUF4402 domain-containing protein, whose protein sequence is MGQTAALLYLLSLLGPTVPAPAQDAGAPCRLCATGDKNSPDARAAPVHLDVQARLDFDRLIVSGNGEGSAHLGPSGERSVSGSVEAIGARAMVGEVAIRGEPGRLIRISLPSAIELHGFTGGRIRLESIRSDLPATPRLDSAGRLTFRFGGVIRVTGDTDGQFRGDIPIDVDYF
- a CDS encoding DUF4402 domain-containing protein, which encodes MTNFARFAVVAAATALFATPAAAAPVGASPKAKASARIVRPLTLTATRDLDFGTIVVGSIPGAQTVSVSQAGVLTCGTSGLTCSGTVSSAQYNVTGTNNMQVNITATASNLTNTTSGGSETLAFSPNAPASVTLTNSGAPGNNFTVGGSIVIGTATVDGLYSGDIEVTVDY
- a CDS encoding M48 family metallopeptidase; its protein translation is MRLRLDEARGLLSLTVPRGIRRQAALDWAARQSEWVERQLERVEPAEPFAPGCSIPFSGGLLTLDWNEEGPRRAILIGERLQVGGPRTGFARRVEQYLRDEARRRLSAETQRIAETAGVSVRSVSIGDAASRWGSCSSSGAIRYNWRLVLAPPHLLRWVVAHEVAHRLHMDHGPAFHALEAQLYKGDVADARQELRRLGPRLKRVGRLL
- a CDS encoding molecular chaperone, translating into MLRLLSGRLATLCLLAPTLLVAAPAAQAGVGDLLVAPTRIVLDGRRGTEVILNNIGDDVATYRVSVELRRMNAEGRLVDVTDATEAEKIAQEMILYAPKRITLPPNQPQAIRLSARAPQGLADGEYRAHLLFRAVPPPRPAADPAAKVEGVAFQLTPIYGVTIPVIVRLGRLEAVAGISNVRKVEDQGKPAVALDLSRTGQRSTFGEIRVMKAGVTDPIAVVRGIAVYTEVGQRSVTVPIDPAHAAAAIGQVTVQYVEPTDSGPVTIAETTAVLR